A stretch of DNA from Candidatus Aminicenantes bacterium:
CGCTCGTTGCGCACGAACAGGCGGGGAATCAGGCGGCTGCCCGTGGGATTGACGGGAAAGCGCGACGCCCCCAGCCGGCGCGTGGCCGTAGCCCGGCCGTCCAGGGGGTGATGGAAGCGATGGTAGTCGGCAGGGGAAAGGTAGACGGTTGCCACATGCCATCCCGGGGAAAAATCCATTTCTTCGCCCACCAGGTGTGAAAGCGAATAGCTGAGCCCTTTCACCTGGGTGGCCGCATCTTTTTGAACGGTTTCAATGCCGACCAGTCGCCCGTCCGCGGGCGAAACCAGGAATTGGGGGGCGCGCGGGGGAACGGCGGTCTCGTGCAAAGGGCGCACAAAGAACTCGGCCAGGCTGGCGTAGTCGTCCGGCGTACCCTGGAAACGACTCATGTCAATGCAATGACTGCGTTGAAAAACGCGAATCATGCGCCGTGCCAGCCGGCGGGGTCTTTTGATTCTTGTTATGCGGCCGTAGATACGGCTGAGGGAAGGAAGGGAGATACAATGGAGGAAAAAACGCTTCAGGCCGTCCATGGGATACATTTTTATAACACAGCCCGGGTGTTGAGTCAAAAAGAAGGCGTTGATTTCAGCGGGTTCCGGGCATACAATGGAGAAGATGACGCAAGACCGGATCGCGATGGCGGAAGAGACCCGCATTCAGCGCATAGAGATCGACTCAAACGGAAACCGCCAGTTCTCCCTGGTCAGCCGCGCGGGCGGCATGGAACGCACTTTCAAGCAAACCTGGTCCACCTCCTGGCAGGAGGCCGAATCCCTGGAGCGGGCCGCAACCGCCCTGAACCTGCCCAAACAGGGGAAGGCGACATGCCATTTGCCGCCGACCCTGGATCCGGCCCAGGCGTTGCGCCGGCAAAGGCCCCTGTTTGATGCTCTGGCGGGGCTGGATGTAGAGCAATGGATGGTGGTGATCCGCAGTTTTCGCCAATGCCGCCGCATCATTAAACGCGGTGGAAAAGAGCACTGCGCGGTATCTTGCCATGACGGGCTCCACATCCGTGTACGGATTCTGGCCAACGACAAAGAGATCGAGCTGGGAGACGGGCGCCTTCCGGGCGAAAGTTTTAACCGTGACGGCCTGCTGCAGCGTTTGCGTGCCATTATCGATAACCATCGCACAGGCCGTCTCCTGCGGGAAACCCTGACCCTTCCCGTGGTGTTGGCCGCCGGCGACGGCGGCATTATCTGGCATGAACTCATGGGACATTCATTGGAAGGAGACCACGTGCTGGCGGGAGATTCTCCGCTGACCGCCCGGGACGTCGGGCGCCGGGTCATGTCCCGCGCCGTCACCTTGTCGGCCCGATGCGCAACCGACCCTTTCATTTCCCCGGACCTGCGTGATGATGAGGGCGAGGTGTGCCGCCATCCGCAGTTGATCGAGGAAGGCGTATTGCGTCGCTTTATCTGTGACCGCGATACGGGCCGGCGCCTGGGGGTTCCCGAGCGGGGCCATGCGCGCCAGGAGGGGTTTGACCGCTCCCCAATGCCCCGCATGTTCGCCCTCTACCTGCAGCCCGGATCCATGTCGCCGGAAGAGATCATGGGCTCCATTAAACGCGGCGTATATGCCGCGGAATTCGGCCTGGGGCGGGTATTGTTCCGCAAGGGACGGTTCGCTTTCCACATCCCCTCGGCTTTCCTGATTGAACACGGCCGCCTGGGTGCCCCATTGGGTCCGGTCACGGTTCAAGGAAACATGGATGCGGCTTTCCAGGCGGTCAGCATGGTGGGAGACGACTTCCGCCTGGACCGGGGCGTAAGTTTCTGCCACAAAAAGGCACAAACCCTGCATGTACGGGTGGGTCAGCCCACCGTGAGGGTGGATGGATTGGGCATAAGCCCGGGTGGCGCGTAATGGAGCGTTTCCTGCAGGTGGGCAGGGAAGCGGGATTCCGCCAGGTGGACCTGCGGCGCCTGCGCGCCAATGTGCGGGAATGGACGCGGGAGGGCAACGGGGAAATCAGGGAAACCGCGGGAACAATCCATATCCTGTCCGTGCGCGGATTTCGCGAAAGCGGTTTCCCGGTTGGGGCCTGCCTCTCTTCACCCTCCATCAAGGGGGCGCGCAATGTGTTCCGCGAGTTGCAACGCGGCGCCATGGCCGACAACGCCCCCGGGTTCGATCACCTGCTTCCCACCGAAGCCCGGCGGGTGCGTCTGGAAATTCATGATCCGGTGGTTCAGGACGCAAACAAACTGGGCGCGGAGACGGCATCCCGACTCTCAGAATTGATGATTCGCTACGCCGATGTCGAGTTGGCGGGCTGGCGCCTGCGCCTGGAAGAACGCAAAGTGAAC
This window harbors:
- a CDS encoding TldD/PmbA family protein — translated: MEKMTQDRIAMAEETRIQRIEIDSNGNRQFSLVSRAGGMERTFKQTWSTSWQEAESLERAATALNLPKQGKATCHLPPTLDPAQALRRQRPLFDALAGLDVEQWMVVIRSFRQCRRIIKRGGKEHCAVSCHDGLHIRVRILANDKEIELGDGRLPGESFNRDGLLQRLRAIIDNHRTGRLLRETLTLPVVLAAGDGGIIWHELMGHSLEGDHVLAGDSPLTARDVGRRVMSRAVTLSARCATDPFISPDLRDDEGEVCRHPQLIEEGVLRRFICDRDTGRRLGVPERGHARQEGFDRSPMPRMFALYLQPGSMSPEEIMGSIKRGVYAAEFGLGRVLFRKGRFAFHIPSAFLIEHGRLGAPLGPVTVQGNMDAAFQAVSMVGDDFRLDRGVSFCHKKAQTLHVRVGQPTVRVDGLGISPGGA
- the psd gene encoding phosphatidylserine decarboxylase; translated protein: MRVSSAIAIRSCVIFSIVCPEPAEINAFFLTQHPGCVIKMYPMDGLKRFFLHCISLPSLSRIYGRITRIKRPRRLARRMIRVFQRSHCIDMSRFQGTPDDYASLAEFFVRPLHETAVPPRAPQFLVSPADGRLVGIETVQKDAATQVKGLSYSLSHLVGEEMDFSPGWHVATVYLSPADYHRFHHPLDGRATATRRLGASRFPVNPTGSRLIPRLFVRNERVVVQYEHAGTRFYLAAVAATFVGGIHMTLPVPSKKSRDQLVQDTPVRQLDELGRFDLGSTIVLLVPAAMADPLDLPLGTKVMVGTPLFSLVKS